Genomic DNA from Prunus persica cultivar Lovell chromosome G1, Prunus_persica_NCBIv2, whole genome shotgun sequence:
GAATGGAGCCAGAGCCTAATCCCTCCATCTAACGGGTTGCGGTGGCGACGGCGGGCATAGATGTGGCAAGAACGGtagtggtggtagtggtggtagCGGTGGCAAGAGTGTCGGATGGAAGAATTGTGGGCATTGGGTCTACAAGGAAGTTACCAACCATCCTCTTGGCGGGTCTTGCCACGTGTTTTTCCCATGCTTGATCAGCCTCCACGCGGTGCTTTAAGAATACTTCTGTGGCGTCGAGGCGATGCATGTTCCAGTTTCGTCGGCTGCAGAGCCGACGAATCTTTTTCAATTGGCGGTGTGCCAAAATGCaagtgttttctttaattttagaAATAGCTGTTTGAAGAAGCCTCTCTTGCGTTTCCTCATCGTTGATACCACAAGCCTCGCTCCGCAAATACTCATCCAATTCAGGCATGCCTATAGCCTTCCTGATTCCGTGAGTATATTCTGCTTCAGCAGTGGAATCGAACATTCTCCTCACCTCATCCACCAAACCCGCCTTCACCATCCGATCCACTCTCTCCGATACAAAAGAGTTGAGCACCGGCAGCGCCACATCTACCCATATAAAGCAACACTCGTACTTCATTCTGAACTCGGGGTGGTCGTCCACCAGAGCTTCGATGTAGGAATTCGAGCCACCGGCGATGATGGGGAGCCTGTCGCGCTCCAAGATCGATTCGATAGCCAAGGATGCATGCTGCTTGAAATCATTGGCTGTGAAGTTGAAGTTTGGATCTATTTGTCCAAGCAAGTGATGAGGTATGCCTCTACACTCCTCTTCAGTGACTTTGTTGGTGACGATGTCCAAGCCCTTGTAGACTTGCATTTTGTCCGAGTTTATAATCTCAGCACGGTGAAAGGTTGCGAGGTCTATGGCAAGCCTGGACTTGCCAGTCCCGGTGGCTCCCATTACAAAAACAACCTTATCTTTTCGCCGGAAAAAAGGATCCATGTTGATGCTGGGCAAGCCAGGAGGGCCTTGGAAGCTCACCATAGGCTGTCCTTGCTTGCAGGCAGGCATGAAAATTCTCATTGTAATTAATAGAAACCTGCCGGGGTTGACCCAAAAACACAGGTAAGATTTCAATTctgtggaaaattaatttatacacaaaattaCACATGTAAGCAAAGCATGCCTCATCACATGATTTTTTGGACCACTGTACCTTTAGAAAAACGCGGCGACTTGTTGAAATAAAAATGGCCTGGCACTGGCAGGCACAAGAGCTTCTTGCtgtagagaaagagaggagagaaaaaccagagacagagagatgcTAGCTagcaaaaagttaaaaataattgtgAGATGGGTTTTGTCTCTAGGTATATATGCAAAGCTAGCTGATCTCGTATTAGCTTCCTACTtctcaaaatatttacaccaggcggaaaaaggaaaaaaaaaaaaaaaaaactgtttgGTTTGTGAGAAAATGATTTATGACGTCAGGTGGATTTGATTGTCTAGCTTGAAGTTTTTGTACCTGAATGATCACTGCCTGATCGCAAAAGAGATGAGAGCTTGGTATTTATGGTGGTGGGAAAAGGCTAAGGCCACCGAGGGTTGTGTATGATTGTGTTGTGATTTCAATGGATCGCAAGACACATGTATATTTTGTGGTGAAATATTTTGGGCATAGAATCAATGTTTTATAGTGTGAAGCTAAAGGTTAGGTCAAAGGACTAAACTGCTCTGTTTTAGTGTTTGAATATCcttaaattggaaaaaaaattattattattattattattatcttatAGGGACCACAATGTTTTCTGGGTTTACATACACCAACAATTAACGGGGTCTCTTTTGCTAAGAGGGGGATGATGATCTGTTAATTTCATGAAAAGGGTAAGCTAGCTAGCTACCTAAGCTACGAAACGGCCATTTTAATGGGTTAAGGAGCTGCCtgtatattaatttaaatttaaaacatatttAATGTGAGTCAACTCAAAGTAGGAAGAGTGATGTGGTTCACAGTAtgattctctttttttccgAATAAAGCGACAATTTAATGCCATTTTTCATTGAGTTAGAGCCTATTAACGAGTATGATTCTCTCATACATGCACTATTTATTTACTCATGtaacttttcttaatttagGTTTAGGTTGTCTTTATtccccattaaaaaaaactaagaacACGTACGCATCACCAACGACGAAAATTTGGTGGGAATGGAATGGGATAGTTGTTTTAAAGAAAGAAGTGGGCAAAaagaatttcctttttttcatggttttgatacctaaataaataaacgtATATATATTTGGTGAAGGGACAAGATAGGTAAAGTTGTAGCCCATATGTTTCTGATAATTCACTCCTTATGCAAAGGCCGTTGAATTGATGCCTggtaaattataattattcgTTCAAGAAACATTGATCGTTCCACaaattcaaaggaaaaaaaaaagagaaagagagagaagaagacgATAAATTATACGTCAAGATGAGCAAGAAAGTTGCTCAAGCTTAATCAAACCCAACAACTTcagttaattttctttttgctcaTTTGATTAGGAATGGATATGAAGCATTTGGAAAACCAATGTAATTTGATTGGTCGGGTATTAGATTTTAGGAAAccgaccaaaaaaataaatgcctccaattacattttttttaaatagaaaaaaaaaattgctacaTATGTCACAAGTTTAGCGTTGCATGAGCTGTTAtttggatttttaaaattgtattttttttaactttttatatacaaacaataGGGTTTTCTGCAGTTTTCCCCCCTAACTATTTGCATATTGTCAATTAGCCCCTCAACAATTTTATCAATAAATTAAGGACTCCAATTGTTTAAAAATTACCAATTGAGGGCCTAccgtcaatttttttaaattccatccaaattaagggtaaattcataattttatatatatataaattaaattttaaaaaaaaaaaaaagtaaagaccCATACAACCCCTATCCCCACCAACTCAGAACCCTCCAATCCCTCAACATCCCAACCTCCAAAGACCCAGCCCTTCCGCCACCTCCTCTCTCCGCCTCGTCAACTACTCTGACGACGTCCCTTTGTCCTCCACGACCCTCAAGTCCCTCTCCACCCTCCACTCTTTTCAGTTCTTCAACTGcccaataaaatgaaaaacaaaaaagaaaagaaaacttgtTCTTTAGAGAGATGACAAACCCCAACCGGGTTTGTTCGAAGACAAAGGGGGAAGAAGATTAGGTAGgtgaagtttttattttctcttttttaaatttttttataaaattacaaatttactcTTAATTTGGACGGAAATTCGGatggaatttgaaaaaattgacaatAGACCCTCAATCGGCAATTTTTAAACAATTGGAGTCCTCAATTTACCGAAAAATTTGTTAAGGGACAATATTGACAATAGGCAAATTATTCAAGGAGCAAAACTgcagaaaacccaaaaacaatatGATGTTTGCACCATGAAATTGATTGGAGTTAAAGTGATGTTgaaccaaaaaaccaaaaatataaaattcaatTGTCAATTGGAATTGGTTTGTATTGGGTAACGGTTGTGAAACATACAAACTGATCTAATTCAACTAGATTAAATATAGGCTTATTTATATCAATATCCCTGAAATTAAGGTCAAATCTAACTTTGTCTCTCTAAATATAATTTGGTGATCCACTTTGCCTCCTACCGTCAACTCCGTCCAAAAGTCTGTTAAATATGATGACATGGCAGAAGTGCTTTTGTAATTTCGTACACATGATTATTATTCACAATTGAAGGGTGATGTGGcaagtggagcccacctctacatagataaaaatattattaaaactaaaaaattaagtaaaatagtaataaaataccattaaaaaaactctctcc
This window encodes:
- the LOC18791298 gene encoding adenylate isopentenyltransferase 5, chloroplastic — translated: MRIFMPACKQGQPMVSFQGPPGLPSINMDPFFRRKDKVVFVMGATGTGKSRLAIDLATFHRAEIINSDKMQVYKGLDIVTNKVTEEECRGIPHHLLGQIDPNFNFTANDFKQHASLAIESILERDRLPIIAGGSNSYIEALVDDHPEFRMKYECCFIWVDVALPVLNSFVSERVDRMVKAGLVDEVRRMFDSTAEAEYTHGIRKAIGMPELDEYLRSEACGINDEETQERLLQTAISKIKENTCILAHRQLKKIRRLCSRRNWNMHRLDATEVFLKHRVEADQAWEKHVARPAKRMVGNFLVDPMPTILPSDTLATATTTTTTTVLATSMPAVATATR